The Mucilaginibacter rubeus genomic interval TTAATAATAGACGTTATTATTCCTCACCTGCATACCCCAATACCCGATGATTGCTTTGCTGGACTCAAATAAGGGATATTCAAATTTAATCCCCGCAAAATAAACCAGAACCCAAGGCAAACCATCATATAAGGCATTATCTTGTTGATCCTGCGCCTTATCGCCGGCCCAACAAAACCTGAGCTAACCGTAGCAGCAAGCATCAGCGGAAAAGTTCCTGTTCCAAACCAAAACATGTAAGCTGCAGCATCTGCAGGCGAAGGACTGTTAACCGCTCCCACCAGCGCCAGGTAGACAAAGCCACAAGGTAAAAAGCCGTTTAGCAAACCAATAACCAAATGACCGGCTTTATGCTTCAAGGCATATTGCAGCAGTTTGTTAATAGGCGATAATATAGCAGGAAACCCTTTCATTTGCGATAACCGGCGCAGTTTAAATAAACGAGAGAGACCGGCCATAATAATAAGCGCGCCGCTCAGTAAACTTATCCCCTGCTGCAAACCGTAAAGCCACAATTGTTTACCAACCAAACCAATCAACAATCCTAAAAACGTATAGGTGATTATCCTGCCAATGTTATACAACACTTTATCGATTACAATAAGCCACCAGCGGTTTTGCGAC includes:
- a CDS encoding sulfite exporter TauE/SafE family protein — translated: MSNNEIAFFIGLFGSVHCIGMCGPLAFAVPVSQNRWWLIVIDKVLYNIGRIITYTFLGLLIGLVGKQLWLYGLQQGISLLSGALIIMAGLSRLFKLRRLSQMKGFPAILSPINKLLQYALKHKAGHLVIGLLNGFLPCGFVYLALVGAVNSPSPADAAAYMFWFGTGTFPLMLAATVSSGFVGPAIRRRINKIMPYMMVCLGFWFILRGLNLNIPYLSPAKQSSGIGVCR